In Hermetia illucens chromosome 1, iHerIll2.2.curated.20191125, whole genome shotgun sequence, one genomic interval encodes:
- the LOC119649491 gene encoding uncharacterized protein LOC119649491: protein MPRGTTLTENERGIVIGLHESGMKIGEIAARVNRHRNTIRNFLDDSENYAKIKRSGRKPMVCDRTKREIGRLAVFKNMSAGQIKAELDLQVTRRRIQQILHESSNIRYENRSAKPRLFPHHRKARLQFAEKY, encoded by the coding sequence ATGCCACGTGGAACCACTCTGACGGAAAATGAGCGTGGGATCGTAATTGGTCTTCATGAATCTGGTATGAAAATTGGGGAAATTGCTGCAAGAGTTAATCGCCATCGGAATACGATTAGAAACTTTCTGGACGACTCTGAAAATTATGCCAAAATCAAGCGAAGTGGAAGAAAACCCATGGTTTGTGATAGGACCAAACGGGAAATCGGTCGCCTAGCTGTGTTCAAAAACATGAGTGCTGGACAAATTAAAGCAGAACTGGATCTGCAAGTGACTAGGCGTcgtattcaacaaattttacatgaaagcagtaacattcgatatgaaaaccgcaGTGCCAAACCCAGACTCTTCCCTCACCATAGGAAGGCACGTCTCCAGTTCgctgaaaaatattaa